In Bacillus sp. DX3.1, the following proteins share a genomic window:
- a CDS encoding CaiB/BaiF CoA-transferase family protein, translating to MEGALQGIKIVDLSRVLAGPFCTMILGDLGAEVIKIENVVNGDDTREWGPPFVGGESAYFLCANRNKQSLTLNLKSEMGKDILKNLISDADIVVQNFKPGTLERMGLGYETLKTVKEDIILASISGFGQNGPASHLPGYDYMIQAMSGLMSITGESDREPAKVGVAISDVLTGLFTCIGILAALQHRNRTGEGQEVDISLFDSQLAALVNVASNYLCTGELPLRLGNQHPNIVPYQVFATKNGDLVVAIGNDGQFHKFCLLLGRQDLSSSDRYKTNAVRLQNKEELVAIIAKEMKKKGKEEWKKLLDEVGIPNSPIFNVKEALETEQAQVREMTIYMEHPTIENLKLVGSPLKLSKTPTLMRKHPPLHGEHTERILQELGYSSERIVEMKKNQWI from the coding sequence GTGGAAGGAGCATTACAGGGAATCAAAATTGTTGATTTATCTCGCGTTCTTGCTGGTCCTTTTTGTACGATGATTCTCGGTGATTTAGGAGCTGAGGTAATAAAAATTGAGAATGTAGTAAACGGTGATGATACAAGAGAATGGGGACCGCCTTTCGTTGGAGGAGAAAGTGCCTATTTTCTTTGTGCAAATCGCAATAAACAATCCCTTACATTAAATTTAAAATCGGAAATGGGAAAGGATATTTTGAAAAATCTTATTTCTGATGCTGATATTGTCGTGCAAAATTTCAAGCCGGGAACACTTGAGCGAATGGGGCTTGGGTATGAGACGTTAAAAACAGTGAAGGAAGATATTATTCTAGCTTCTATTAGTGGATTCGGGCAGAATGGTCCCGCCTCACATCTTCCAGGCTATGACTATATGATTCAAGCAATGAGCGGTCTAATGAGTATAACAGGAGAAAGTGATAGAGAACCGGCGAAAGTAGGTGTTGCGATTTCAGATGTGCTGACAGGTCTCTTTACGTGTATTGGGATTTTAGCAGCTTTGCAGCATCGAAACCGAACAGGAGAAGGACAAGAAGTTGATATTTCTTTATTTGATTCACAACTAGCTGCATTAGTAAATGTGGCTAGCAATTATTTGTGCACAGGAGAGCTTCCGTTAAGACTTGGTAATCAGCATCCGAATATCGTTCCTTATCAAGTATTTGCGACGAAGAACGGAGACCTTGTGGTAGCGATAGGAAACGACGGACAGTTTCACAAATTTTGCCTCTTGCTTGGTAGACAAGACTTATCGAGTTCGGACCGTTATAAAACAAATGCAGTTCGTCTTCAAAATAAAGAGGAACTTGTAGCCATTATTGCAAAAGAAATGAAAAAGAAAGGAAAAGAGGAATGGAAGAAGCTTTTGGATGAAGTCGGTATTCCAAATAGCCCAATTTTCAATGTGAAAGAAGCATTAGAAACAGAGCAAGCGCAAGTACGAGAGATGACGATTTATATGGAGCATCCAACCATCGAAAACCTTAAACTTGTTGGTTCCCCATTGAAACTATCAAAGACACCAACGCTTATGAGAAAGCATCCACCGCTTCACGGAGAACATACAGAGCGTATTTTGCAGGAATTAGGATATTCTTCGGAAAGAATTGTCGAAATGAAAAAAAATCAATGGATATAA
- a CDS encoding acyl-CoA dehydrogenase family protein: MNFSLTEEQQSVRKVVRAFVDNEIIPYIKEWDEKGHFEEKILKRLAELQFMGVCIPEKYGGVGMDYNTLAIICEELERGDTAFRTAVSVHTGLNSMTLLQWGTEEQKRKYLVSQAKGEKIGAFGLTEPNAGSDVVAMQTTAVREGDYYVLNGSKTWISLCDVADHFLIFAKTNHELKHRGISCFIVERTFPGVTTKAIKGKLGIRAGNTGEVFLDDVKVPASNLLGEEGEGFKIAMASLDNGRFTVAAGACGLIQASLEASVKYCEERKTFGKEIGKHQLVQQMIAKMSANLEVSRLLVYKAGWLKNEGKRNTRETSLAKWLACDAAFEAANDAVQVHGAYGYSNEFPVERYLRNAKAPVIYEGTREIHTIMQAEYALGYRSDKELRNMLPKWPFEESVVGTLNK; the protein is encoded by the coding sequence ATGAATTTTTCTTTAACAGAAGAACAACAAAGTGTAAGAAAAGTGGTAAGGGCGTTTGTAGATAATGAGATTATTCCGTATATTAAAGAATGGGATGAAAAAGGGCATTTTGAAGAAAAAATTTTGAAGCGTTTAGCAGAATTACAATTTATGGGCGTTTGTATTCCAGAGAAGTATGGTGGCGTTGGTATGGACTACAACACGCTCGCTATTATTTGTGAGGAATTAGAACGTGGTGATACGGCTTTTCGTACAGCTGTATCTGTACATACAGGACTGAATAGTATGACACTCTTGCAATGGGGAACAGAAGAGCAAAAGCGAAAATACCTCGTTTCACAAGCAAAAGGAGAAAAAATTGGAGCGTTTGGTTTAACAGAACCAAATGCAGGATCAGATGTCGTTGCGATGCAAACAACAGCGGTGCGAGAAGGAGACTACTATGTATTAAATGGATCGAAAACATGGATTTCTTTATGCGATGTAGCAGATCACTTTTTAATTTTTGCTAAAACAAATCATGAATTAAAGCACCGCGGTATTTCTTGTTTTATTGTAGAACGGACATTTCCGGGTGTAACGACAAAAGCAATAAAAGGAAAGCTTGGCATTCGGGCTGGCAATACAGGAGAAGTTTTTTTAGATGACGTTAAGGTACCGGCATCGAACCTTCTTGGTGAAGAAGGAGAGGGGTTTAAAATCGCAATGGCGTCATTAGATAACGGACGTTTTACAGTGGCTGCAGGTGCATGTGGACTGATTCAAGCGAGTTTAGAAGCAAGTGTAAAGTATTGTGAAGAGAGAAAGACATTTGGCAAAGAAATTGGGAAACACCAGCTTGTACAGCAAATGATTGCAAAGATGTCTGCCAATCTAGAAGTATCACGTTTATTGGTTTATAAAGCAGGATGGTTAAAAAATGAAGGGAAGCGTAATACACGTGAAACGTCTTTGGCGAAATGGCTTGCTTGTGATGCAGCGTTCGAAGCAGCAAATGATGCAGTGCAGGTGCACGGTGCATATGGTTATTCGAATGAGTTCCCTGTAGAACGGTATTTACGAAATGCGAAAGCACCGGTTATTTACGAAGGAACACGTGAAATCCACACAATTATGCAGGCTGAGTATGCGCTCGGTTATCGTTCTGATAAAGAGCTTCGCAACATGTTACCGAAATGGCCTTTTGAAGAGAGTGTAGTAGGAACATTAAATAAATAA
- a CDS encoding GntR family transcriptional regulator, with translation MKIEFSPNIPIYIQVMEYIKKEIVTGHLQPGDKIPSVRELASELQVNPNTIQRTFQELERDGIVVTRRGMGRYVTSEGEKIMELRKEMSKELLHSFINGMDNLGFTEEEILSILRSSLEEKKEGN, from the coding sequence ATGAAAATTGAGTTTTCTCCCAATATCCCGATTTATATTCAGGTGATGGAATACATAAAAAAAGAAATTGTAACAGGCCATTTACAGCCTGGTGATAAAATCCCCTCCGTACGTGAGTTAGCAAGTGAATTACAAGTGAATCCGAATACGATTCAACGTACATTTCAAGAGTTAGAACGTGATGGTATCGTCGTGACACGTAGAGGAATGGGAAGATATGTGACGAGCGAAGGAGAGAAAATTATGGAGCTGCGTAAAGAGATGTCAAAAGAGTTACTACATTCTTTTATAAACGGAATGGACAATCTAGGGTTTACAGAAGAAGAAATTCTCTCGATTCTCCGTTCTTCATTGGAAGAGAAAAAGGAGGGGAACTGA
- a CDS encoding ABC transporter ATP-binding protein, whose translation MEGLVKIEGLWKRYALKAVIRDLKLTITEGKIIGLVGDNGSGKTTLLKMIVGLQHPSEGEILIDGKKVGLETKKIVSFMSDRPIFDEWLTVKDALFFYRDFYQDFDIQKAVDTIAEFKIPLEEKITSLSKGMVEKLQLILTFSRKAKLYVLDEPLGGIDPVSREHVLELILQFYREDCTILISTHLIGEIENIFDEVIFLKDGEIVLHENVEELRFQRGKAVNELFKEVFGK comes from the coding sequence ATGGAGGGGTTAGTAAAAATAGAAGGCCTTTGGAAGCGATATGCTTTAAAAGCAGTGATTCGAGATTTGAAATTGACGATAACAGAAGGGAAAATTATAGGTCTTGTTGGAGATAATGGGAGCGGAAAAACGACGTTATTGAAAATGATTGTGGGCCTGCAGCATCCTTCTGAAGGAGAAATTTTGATTGATGGTAAGAAGGTTGGCTTAGAAACGAAAAAAATTGTTTCATTTATGTCGGATCGTCCGATATTTGATGAATGGCTGACTGTAAAAGATGCTTTATTTTTTTATCGTGACTTTTATCAAGATTTTGATATTCAAAAAGCAGTGGATACAATAGCTGAATTCAAAATACCGTTAGAAGAAAAAATTACTTCTTTATCCAAAGGGATGGTCGAAAAACTACAGCTTATTTTAACGTTCTCGCGAAAAGCAAAACTATATGTATTAGATGAACCGCTTGGCGGAATTGATCCTGTTTCACGAGAACATGTGCTAGAGCTCATCCTCCAATTTTATCGTGAGGATTGTACTATTTTAATTTCTACTCATTTAATTGGTGAGATTGAAAATATCTTTGATGAAGTTATCTTTTTAAAGGATGGAGAAATTGTATTACATGAGAACGTGGAAGAACTTCGTTTTCAAAGAGGGAAGGCGGTAAATGAGCTGTTTAAGGAGGTGTTTGGAAAATGA
- a CDS encoding ABC transporter permease — protein MSQLLRYLYNCNRKKIWVIYFGFITISLILLFNMKGSSRTMIPNRQEIILIIFIILFCITVFSIFLLALSSFRNMLKGSMIRYTAIPSEKYIYANLLFFIIMFILLSLISIAFLHFLSLNIYEKKTSGEIQQAINSLYNYGLFHHLFSIFLWLVDLINTLVSLYFLIVFIKLFNIKPSLSKVLFIFFFFIFSGIQLAVTNILEKIDRYIFSVKDAGFINKNGFFETSFYFSDTSNITYLCFSLLLTFLLVLMTSHIIDKKLEL, from the coding sequence ATGAGTCAACTCCTTCGATATTTATATAACTGTAATAGAAAGAAAATATGGGTAATTTATTTCGGATTTATTACTATTTCTTTAATTCTATTATTTAATATGAAGGGATCTTCGAGGACAATGATTCCAAATAGACAAGAAATAATATTAATCATATTTATAATATTATTTTGTATAACTGTATTTTCAATCTTCTTGCTGGCACTCTCTTCTTTTCGAAATATGTTAAAAGGTTCTATGATTCGGTATACTGCAATTCCATCAGAGAAATATATATATGCCAATTTGCTGTTTTTTATAATAATGTTTATTTTGCTATCTCTAATAAGTATTGCTTTTTTACATTTTCTTTCTTTAAATATATATGAGAAAAAGACAAGTGGAGAGATTCAACAAGCTATTAATAGTTTGTATAATTATGGTTTGTTCCATCATTTGTTTTCTATTTTTTTATGGCTTGTAGATTTAATAAATACATTAGTTTCTTTGTATTTCTTAATTGTATTTATAAAACTATTTAATATAAAACCCTCATTAAGTAAGGTACTATTTATATTTTTCTTTTTCATTTTTAGTGGAATTCAGCTTGCAGTAACTAATATTTTAGAAAAAATAGATCGATATATATTTTCTGTAAAAGATGCTGGATTTATAAATAAAAATGGTTTTTTTGAAACATCTTTTTATTTTAGTGATACTTCAAACATTACTTATTTATGTTTTAGTTTGTTGTTAACCTTTCTATTAGTATTAATGACAAGTCATATCATCGACAAAAAACTAGAACTCTAA
- a CDS encoding ABC transporter ATP-binding protein, giving the protein MGNVVVKLENVHKKIGSTEIIRGLSFEVQEGEVYGFLGPNGSGKTTTIRMMTGLIAMTEGDITICGHSVRTEREKALEHIGAIVENPELYEYMTGMQNLKHFANMAITPISKERIAEIVKLVDLEHAIHKKVKTYSLGMKQRLGIAQALLHKPKILILDEPTNGLDPAGIRQIRDYLQRLAKEENIAVIVSSHLLSEIELMCDRVVIIKNGQFVQEYNLHEQAKNDETVVVTFEVDQVENANEVIKGKAQGNVIVTSVTKEEIPQLVKKLVHADVLVYGVTVQNKTLEDEFLAITGGVGA; this is encoded by the coding sequence TTGGGAAACGTAGTAGTAAAATTAGAAAACGTCCATAAAAAAATAGGTAGCACAGAAATTATTCGTGGTCTTTCGTTTGAAGTACAAGAAGGGGAAGTATACGGATTTCTTGGACCAAATGGTAGCGGGAAAACGACGACAATTCGTATGATGACAGGTCTTATTGCCATGACAGAAGGTGATATTACAATTTGTGGTCATAGCGTTCGTACAGAGCGTGAAAAAGCACTAGAGCATATCGGAGCAATTGTAGAGAACCCTGAACTATATGAATATATGACAGGGATGCAAAATTTAAAGCATTTTGCCAATATGGCAATTACGCCGATTAGCAAAGAACGTATTGCTGAAATTGTGAAGCTTGTAGATTTAGAGCATGCCATTCATAAGAAAGTAAAAACATATTCACTGGGAATGAAACAACGTCTTGGAATTGCACAAGCACTTCTACATAAACCGAAAATATTAATTTTAGACGAACCAACAAACGGATTAGATCCAGCTGGTATTCGCCAAATTCGTGATTACTTACAGCGTTTAGCGAAAGAAGAAAACATTGCCGTAATTGTATCGAGCCATCTGTTAAGTGAGATTGAATTGATGTGTGACCGTGTTGTTATCATTAAGAATGGTCAATTTGTACAAGAGTATAACTTGCATGAGCAAGCGAAAAACGATGAAACAGTTGTGGTAACATTTGAAGTGGATCAAGTAGAGAATGCAAATGAAGTGATTAAAGGTAAGGCGCAAGGGAATGTAATTGTTACATCAGTAACGAAAGAGGAGATTCCGCAGCTCGTAAAAAAACTTGTTCATGCTGACGTGCTTGTATATGGTGTAACGGTTCAAAATAAAACATTAGAAGATGAGTTCTTAGCAATTACAGGGGGAGTGGGAGCATAA
- a CDS encoding ABC transporter permease: protein MIKLMQNELLKLHAKKSMYILLGVLAVLEIAAAIIIKTWAPADMQFEGFLVFADEIMAMVITFATIFGITLASRTITDEFQKGTIKQLLIRPRKRVTVLFSKYVIVIVAVLLICLISIPIVMLIGLVFFGSGAGEITFTVMIKHVLYKILPMLFYATVAFFLANIFRKSVLPLVITLFLFFLEGLIQIVFFQFAKGIAKYVVTFHLNLSVYDSDKLISGGAKSPFTEFNFTTSLLLVIAYFAVLLVASSALFQKRDVL from the coding sequence ATGATAAAATTAATGCAAAATGAATTGTTAAAGTTACATGCGAAAAAGAGTATGTATATTTTATTAGGTGTATTAGCTGTATTAGAAATTGCAGCAGCAATTATTATAAAAACATGGGCTCCAGCAGATATGCAATTTGAAGGTTTTCTAGTATTTGCAGATGAAATTATGGCAATGGTTATTACATTTGCTACAATTTTTGGGATTACTCTTGCATCTCGTACCATTACAGATGAGTTTCAAAAAGGAACGATTAAGCAATTGCTTATCCGACCAAGAAAACGTGTTACTGTTTTATTTTCGAAATATGTGATAGTCATAGTAGCAGTTCTTCTTATTTGTCTCATTTCTATACCAATTGTTATGCTAATTGGATTGGTTTTCTTTGGTAGTGGAGCAGGTGAAATCACATTTACAGTCATGATAAAACATGTATTGTATAAGATTTTACCGATGTTATTTTACGCAACAGTTGCCTTTTTCCTAGCAAATATTTTTAGAAAATCTGTTTTACCGCTTGTTATTACATTATTCTTATTTTTCTTGGAAGGACTTATTCAAATCGTTTTCTTTCAATTTGCGAAAGGAATTGCAAAATATGTTGTTACATTCCATTTAAATTTAAGTGTGTATGATAGTGATAAATTAATTAGTGGTGGTGCAAAATCGCCATTTACAGAATTTAATTTCACAACATCATTATTGCTTGTGATTGCTTATTTTGCAGTTTTACTCGTTGCATCCAGTGCTTTGTTCCAAAAACGCGATGTACTATAA
- a CDS encoding CPBP family intramembrane glutamic endopeptidase has translation MQYAFSRIRLRSFFVWMILGTIVTLVPLSIVNVPENVIEVALQTLVFFVFPLLWLFYKTRNNNVLFTSFFDKPTALSWKLIIIATAMGMFFAFGISFIQFYILAHLFPDFLIGMLSEDTIDMSSPYALVFSFISACIFAPIMEEVIFRGFFLNRMTYKWGIKRAIIISSLIFGLGHFDVIGAFLFGVIMCLLYIKTRNIWTNIAVHALNNFIATVIQFSSGEGADEVPPIAELQSQSNLWIGLVVILISFIWLIPFIRRNWRTVTEVGVPCLRVIDEGKKMVSLQKQEAYSYSQVILAERLMAVELPDEAVNQLRLEENDYVKVEVAGDKIIITKDESRYINTN, from the coding sequence ATTCAGTACGCATTTTCACGTATACGACTTCGTAGTTTTTTTGTATGGATGATTTTAGGAACAATTGTAACATTAGTACCGTTATCTATTGTGAATGTTCCAGAGAATGTAATAGAAGTTGCGCTACAAACGCTTGTTTTTTTTGTGTTTCCATTGCTCTGGCTTTTCTATAAAACTCGTAACAATAATGTTTTGTTTACGAGTTTCTTTGATAAACCAACAGCATTATCATGGAAGTTAATTATTATTGCAACTGCAATGGGAATGTTTTTTGCATTTGGTATATCTTTTATTCAGTTTTACATATTAGCGCATCTTTTTCCGGACTTCTTAATTGGAATGTTGAGTGAAGATACCATTGATATGAGTAGTCCTTATGCGCTAGTATTTAGTTTTATTTCAGCTTGTATTTTTGCACCAATTATGGAAGAAGTGATTTTTCGCGGTTTTTTCTTAAATCGTATGACCTATAAATGGGGAATTAAGCGAGCAATTATCATTTCTTCTCTTATTTTTGGTTTAGGACATTTTGATGTCATTGGGGCATTTCTATTTGGCGTTATTATGTGTCTTCTGTACATAAAAACGAGAAATATATGGACGAATATTGCTGTGCACGCATTAAATAATTTTATTGCAACAGTTATTCAATTCAGCAGTGGTGAAGGAGCAGATGAGGTGCCTCCTATTGCTGAATTGCAGTCACAAAGTAATTTATGGATTGGGCTCGTTGTGATCCTGATTAGCTTCATATGGCTGATTCCATTTATTCGTCGAAATTGGCGTACTGTAACGGAAGTAGGGGTACCGTGTCTTCGTGTCATTGACGAAGGGAAGAAAATGGTGTCATTACAGAAACAAGAAGCGTATAGTTACAGTCAAGTCATTTTAGCAGAACGACTCATGGCTGTAGAATTACCAGATGAAGCTGTGAATCAGTTAAGATTAGAAGAGAATGATTATGTTAAGGTTGAAGTAGCAGGCGATAAAATTATAATTACAAAAGATGAATCTCGCTATATTAATACAAATTAA
- a CDS encoding DUF3913 family protein, producing MKIWFYEKTTQEDDLLGIWDNVPTIPRIGEKVEILKAVRTVTDIKYVKNGNNFHVEIVIY from the coding sequence GTGAAAATCTGGTTTTACGAAAAAACAACGCAAGAGGATGATTTACTTGGCATTTGGGATAATGTTCCCACCATACCTCGAATTGGGGAAAAAGTAGAAATTTTAAAAGCCGTTCGTACTGTCACAGATATTAAATATGTAAAAAACGGAAATAATTTTCATGTTGAGATTGTCATCTATTAA
- a CDS encoding Lrp/AsnC family transcriptional regulator encodes MQLDRLDRKILNELYNDSRLSMRELSKRVNLSAPSVTERVRKLESEGVIQKYTIDIDYKKAGLVLDCILEITLKNGDTTRMQQFIQSYPTASFCYRVTGSLCYIVKISVPSLVELEEFINDVSSYATTVSHIVLSEVSLTPDIEHIFPEE; translated from the coding sequence ATGCAATTAGATCGTTTAGATCGTAAAATTTTAAATGAATTATATAATGATAGCCGTCTCTCCATGCGCGAACTATCAAAACGCGTAAACTTATCCGCTCCTTCTGTTACAGAACGTGTGCGTAAATTAGAAAGTGAAGGTGTAATTCAAAAGTATACAATTGATATCGATTATAAAAAGGCTGGTCTTGTTTTAGACTGTATTTTAGAAATCACATTAAAAAATGGCGATACAACTCGTATGCAGCAATTTATTCAATCGTATCCAACCGCAAGCTTTTGTTATCGCGTAACAGGAAGCCTTTGTTATATTGTTAAAATCTCTGTCCCTTCATTAGTCGAGCTTGAAGAATTTATTAATGATGTTTCTTCATATGCAACAACAGTTTCTCATATCGTATTATCAGAAGTATCTCTTACTCCTGATATTGAACACATTTTCCCAGAAGAGTAA
- a CDS encoding carboxymuconolactone decarboxylase family protein, giving the protein MMERISLSDVGETRFQKLLGHCPDLLHDWSSLESTLYEKGRLSAELKEQVRRTLAFGNECPYCMAKGKPNDIQKVEEIGVAVTFAHLFVHNRSAIDDKMFHVLKQYWSEAEIVELCAYICFISASQQLGFLFQLQAAE; this is encoded by the coding sequence ATGATGGAGAGAATTTCATTATCAGATGTAGGAGAAACAAGATTTCAAAAATTATTAGGGCATTGTCCGGATTTACTACATGATTGGAGTTCATTAGAAAGCACATTATATGAAAAAGGAAGGCTTTCTGCAGAATTAAAAGAGCAAGTGCGAAGAACACTTGCATTTGGAAATGAATGTCCGTATTGCATGGCAAAAGGGAAACCAAATGATATACAAAAAGTAGAAGAGATAGGTGTTGCTGTAACTTTTGCACATCTATTTGTACATAATCGTTCGGCAATAGATGATAAGATGTTTCATGTATTAAAACAATATTGGAGTGAAGCTGAGATTGTGGAATTGTGTGCGTATATTTGTTTTATTTCAGCTTCGCAACAACTCGGATTTTTATTTCAATTACAAGCAGCAGAGTAG
- a CDS encoding cysteine hydrolase family protein — MMHQVALVIIDVQKAFDLPNWGRRNNPFAEENIQILLEEWRRKKLPIFHIQHVNKDNPESMFHPNSKTIAFKEEVKPIQDEPIIQKYVNSAFIGTNLEQLLKDNHCNSVVITGLTTNHCVETTTRMAGNLGFTTYLVSDATATFDRQGPDGTQFRAEEIHKMTLVNLHEEFATITTTSEVLEKVRSSSYVTM; from the coding sequence GTGATGCACCAAGTAGCTCTTGTTATAATTGATGTTCAAAAGGCATTTGATTTACCGAATTGGGGGAGGCGAAATAATCCATTTGCAGAAGAGAATATCCAAATTTTATTAGAAGAATGGAGAAGAAAAAAATTACCGATTTTTCATATTCAGCATGTTAACAAAGATAATCCAGAATCTATGTTTCATCCAAATTCAAAAACGATTGCTTTTAAAGAAGAGGTAAAACCAATACAAGATGAGCCAATCATTCAAAAGTATGTAAATAGTGCATTTATTGGAACAAACTTAGAACAACTATTGAAAGACAATCATTGTAACTCGGTTGTTATTACGGGATTAACAACAAATCATTGCGTAGAGACAACAACGCGAATGGCAGGGAATCTAGGATTTACAACCTATTTGGTAAGCGATGCGACCGCTACATTTGATCGACAAGGACCAGACGGTACACAATTTCGTGCAGAAGAAATTCATAAAATGACACTCGTAAATCTTCATGAAGAGTTTGCTACAATTACTACAACTTCTGAAGTATTAGAGAAAGTAAGAAGTAGTTCATATGTAACAATGTAA
- a CDS encoding SseB family protein: protein MEQIPLKKIETVLVLAEDDKQKQKEFYELLLTTHFYVAGSVEADVSETEGTVRLRYFQGEGRWIVPFFTQLEFVQEVLPEGTPLITIRGKELFESIDKEATAVLNVGTEFNKTFIPEEITDIASGRIFNYYK, encoded by the coding sequence ATGGAACAAATTCCATTAAAGAAAATAGAAACGGTACTCGTTTTAGCTGAGGATGATAAACAAAAACAAAAGGAATTTTATGAGTTATTGCTAACAACCCATTTTTATGTTGCTGGATCTGTTGAGGCAGATGTTTCTGAAACAGAAGGAACAGTGCGCCTACGCTATTTCCAAGGTGAAGGAAGATGGATTGTCCCGTTCTTTACACAGTTGGAATTTGTACAAGAAGTGTTGCCGGAAGGAACACCCCTTATTACGATACGAGGAAAAGAGTTGTTTGAAAGCATTGATAAAGAGGCGACAGCCGTATTAAATGTTGGTACTGAATTTAATAAAACGTTTATCCCAGAAGAGATTACTGATATTGCATCAGGAAGAATTTTTAATTATTATAAGTAA
- a CDS encoding LD-carboxypeptidase, whose product MLQPNALQKGDTVMIIAPAGPPTIEHILAGKNILEQMGLSVIVGQSVYEKHGYLAGNDAMRLHDLHESFANPIVKAVFCARGGYGSARLLPHIHYELIRNNPKIFWGYSDITALHIAFSQYAQLITFHGPMIEELGKGLDSLSLSSFNQLFHPYSTILKATECLASSSSCTVSAPLIGGNLTVLTSTLGTPYEVNTVNKILLLEDVGEEPYRIDRMFNQLRLTEKLSQCAGVIFTSCQDCIASKHSLSLQDILYDYLVHYNIPVMFGFPIGHIQPNIGIPLGITVTMNTEKNTLAIPSGVKLSRTNEQ is encoded by the coding sequence ATGCTTCAGCCAAATGCTCTACAAAAAGGCGATACTGTTATGATTATTGCTCCAGCAGGTCCACCAACAATTGAACACATTCTTGCAGGAAAAAACATACTAGAACAAATGGGACTATCTGTTATCGTTGGACAAAGTGTCTATGAAAAACATGGTTATTTAGCTGGAAATGATGCAATGCGTCTTCACGATTTACATGAATCGTTTGCAAACCCTATTGTGAAAGCTGTTTTTTGTGCAAGAGGTGGATATGGAAGCGCTCGTCTTCTTCCTCATATTCATTATGAACTCATTCGAAACAATCCAAAAATCTTTTGGGGCTATAGTGACATTACTGCTCTACATATCGCTTTTTCACAGTATGCACAGCTCATTACATTTCATGGACCTATGATTGAAGAACTCGGTAAAGGACTCGATTCTCTCTCTCTATCTTCTTTCAATCAGCTATTTCATCCTTATTCTACTATTTTAAAAGCAACAGAATGTCTGGCTTCTTCATCCTCATGTACGGTTTCTGCACCGTTAATTGGTGGAAATTTAACAGTTCTTACAAGCACACTTGGAACACCGTATGAAGTAAATACAGTGAATAAAATTTTATTACTTGAGGATGTCGGCGAAGAACCATATCGCATCGATCGTATGTTCAATCAATTACGTTTAACTGAAAAACTGAGTCAATGTGCAGGTGTGATTTTCACAAGTTGCCAAGACTGTATAGCCTCTAAACACTCTTTATCCTTACAAGACATTTTGTATGACTATCTCGTCCATTACAATATTCCGGTTATGTTTGGCTTTCCTATCGGACACATTCAACCTAATATTGGCATTCCACTTGGTATTACTGTCACAATGAATACTGAGAAAAATACATTGGCTATTCCTTCGGGTGTGAAACTATCCCGCACTAATGAGCAATAA